A window of Plantibacter sp. PA-3-X8 genomic DNA:
GGCAGCAGCTTCCTCCGGGTCTCACGGAAGGGCGTCTTCGGCGAGGAAGGTGTCACGACCGAGTTCGCGTGGTTCTCCAACTACGCCCAGGCCCTGGAGAACGGCAACTTCATCGCCTCGATCGGCCGGATGCTCCTCTTCGGCGTCGTGCAGGTCACGGTCATGATCGCCCTGTGCACCCTGCTGGCGCTCCTCCTCGAGTCCGCCTCCGCGAAATGGCCGGGATTCTTCCGGGCCGTGTACTTCCTGCCCTACGGCATCCCCGGCGTGATCGCGACGATCCTCTGGTCGTTCCTCTACGTCCCGGGACTCAGCCCGATCATCGACATCGCCGGGGCGATGGGGATCGAGCTCGACTTCCTCGGCGCAGGCACCGTGCTCTGGTCCATCGCCAACATCGTGACGTGGACCTACACCGGCTACAACATGATGATCATCGTCGCCCAGTTGAAGGCCATCCCCGGCGAGGTGTACGAAGCCGCGAAGGTCGACGGCGCCGGGCCGTTCCGCGTCGCGATGAGCATCCAGCTCCCGCTCATCCGGCCGGCGCTCATCCTCACGACCGTGTTCTCCATCATCGGCACGCTCCAGCTCTTCGCCGAGCCCCAGGTGCTGCAGACCGTGTCGCCCGCGATCGACAACGAGTACACGCCGAACCTCAGCGCCTACACGACCGCGTTCGCCTACAACGACTACAACGTCGCCGCAGCGCAGGCGGTGCTCATCGCCGTTGTCGCGTTCGCGCTGTCGTTCATCTTCCTGCGTCTGACGTCGAGGAGGGCATCATGAGCGAGACCCGGAGCATCACGACCGCGACCTCGTCGAAGCGTGCCCGGCGGCTGAGCGACCAGCAGGGTCGACCCGGTGGGTCCAGGGCGATGCGGGTGCTCGTGACGGGCATCCTCGTCGTCGTCGCGATCTACTTCCTGGTACCGGTGTACTGGGTGGTGATCGCTGCGACCAAGAGCACCGAGGATCTGTTCGG
This region includes:
- a CDS encoding carbohydrate ABC transporter permease; translation: MSAVTERPARGVADDPSRSGAQRRRRTSIAAPWVLLGPFLALFVLTFILPIIVAIGSSFLRVSRKGVFGEEGVTTEFAWFSNYAQALENGNFIASIGRMLLFGVVQVTVMIALCTLLALLLESASAKWPGFFRAVYFLPYGIPGVIATILWSFLYVPGLSPIIDIAGAMGIELDFLGAGTVLWSIANIVTWTYTGYNMMIIVAQLKAIPGEVYEAAKVDGAGPFRVAMSIQLPLIRPALILTTVFSIIGTLQLFAEPQVLQTVSPAIDNEYTPNLSAYTTAFAYNDYNVAAAQAVLIAVVAFALSFIFLRLTSRRAS